The Verrucomicrobiota bacterium genome contains the following window.
CTCCCATCTTGGACTGTTCCCATCCATGAGGCTCTCATGGGATGATCTAACTCTGCGATCTCTGCACCTCTGCGCGAGACACTCGGTTGGCCACAAGATGCACAGGAAGCACAAGTGGGGAGGGGCCATCAATTAGACCGAAGGCTTTTAGGGAGATGAAGGGCGCCATGCCGATGTCCTGCATTTGGGCTAGGATTACTCCATGACAACGCTTACGGACTTCATGAGCCCGAAGAACTTGTGAGCCTCCTCCGGAACGCGGCAATGGTCCCGGGAGATCGCGCAATGCGGTTGGGATCATACCGATATGATCGAGGTGGATGAGGAAAAGAAAAGAATAAGTAGTTAGATTAGGTGTCCGGAGTTGAAGTCCCGACAGCTGAGCGGAAGATGAATTTGTAACCTATGAGTATCAAGTCCCACAAAGCACGCTCTTGGAACTATGAAGACGAGTTGAGGGGACTTCAGGTTGAGTTGGCACACTTGCAAGCTTGGGTTGTAAAGAGTGGTGCGCGCATTGTTGTGGTGTTCGAAGGACGAGACGCTGCTGGCAAGGGCGGGATGATCAAGCGGATCACCGAGCGTCTCAGTCCTCGGGTATTCCGCATCGTGGCGCTGCCCACACCGACCGATCGCCAGAAGACGCAGCTCTACATGCAGCGTTACATGGAGCAAATGCCAGCGGCCGGCGAGGTCGTGATTTTCGATCGTAGTTGGTACAACCGCCCGGGCGTTGAGAGGGTGATGGGCTTTTGCAGCGAGCGCGATGCCAAGCGCTATCTGGAACTGACACCGCATTTTGAGGCTTATATGATCGATTCCGGAATCACGCTCGTTAAGTACTTCCTGACCGTCAGTGAGGAGGAGCAGGAGAAGCGTTTCCGCCGCCGCATGCACGACCCCCTTAGGCAGTGGAAGCTCAGCCCTATGGACATTGAGTCCTATCGTCGCTGGTGGGATTACTCAGTCGCCTATGACGAGATGCTCCGAATGACGGACACTCCACAGTCGCCATGGTGGATAGTTCCGTCAGACGACAAAAAGCACGCGCGCATCAACTGTATATCGCACTTACTGAGCCTCATTCCGTACGAGAAGATCCCGTTCAAAAAACCTGTGCTTGGGAAGCGCAATAAACGACCCAAACGTTACGTTCCAGATAAGGCGGAGCGCAATGTGGTGCCGGCCATCTCGTGATTGATGTTCTGAACAACGAATACTGATCCACGCAATTACTATTTAGCTTAAGGAGCAACTCTATGGAGACATCGTCAAGGACTCAACAGGTCAACGAGACCGTGGCATGGCATGCGTTGGCAACCGACGATGTGGTCAAGCAACTGGCCACGCGAATCGACAAGGGACTTGATTCAGCGGAAGCCTCGATTCGGCTCCAGAAACACGGGCCGAATCTTTTGCCCCTGAGCAAAAAGCAGAGTTCGTTTATGCGTTTCTTGCTGCAATTCAATAATGTGCTCGTCTATGTGCTCATTGGCGCTGGACTGCTCAAGTTAGCACTTGGTCTCTGGCTTGATGCGTCGATCATTCTTGCCGTGGTGTTTCTCAATGCGCTCCTCGGCTTCATTCAGGAGGGCAAGGCAGCCGAGGCACTGGAGTCCATTGGAAAAATGCTCTCCGTTGATGCGCGCGCTGTACGCGACGGCGAAACACGCATGATCGCGGCCGATACGCTTGTCCCGGGCGATGTCGTCCTGCTCGAGTCGGGTGATAAGGTGCCGGCTGACCTACGCCTGGTCGATGTCAAGAATCTGCGCACCGAAGAAGCCGCCCTGACAGGCGAATCAGTGCCCGCCGACAAGTCTACGCAAGCTGTGGAGTCCAATGCCACGGTGGGCGACCGCGAGAGCATGGTTTTCTCAGGGACCATGGTTGTTTCCGGTCGCGCCACGGGAGTGGTCGTAGCCACTGGCAGCCACACCGAACTCGGACGCATCAATGCGTTACTGGCCAATGTTAATACGCTTGAGACGCCTCTGCTGCGCCAGATCAAGAAGTTCGGGTACAAGATCACGGGCGCCATCGCTGTCGTGGGGGCACTGGTTTTCGTCTTTGCCCGCATGGTCCGGGGTATGGAGTTCGTCGATGTTTTCCAGGCCGTCATCGGTATCGCCGTTTCGATTATTCCAGAAGGACTTCCTGCCATCATTACGATCACGCTGGCCATTGGAGTACAGCGCATGGCCCAGCGCAATGCGATCATTCGCCGTCTTCCTGCGGTGGAGACGCTTGGCTCGGTGTCACGCATCTGCTCGGACAAGACTGGCACCCTGACGCTGATGGAGATGATGGTGGTCTCAGCCGTCACGGCCGAGGCAAGTTACCAGATCAGTGGCGACGGTTATGCGCCTGAGGGCAACGTCACCCGGGACGGAGAACCCCTCCGTGAGGACTCGGTTCTGCAACTCGTCGGCCGCGTCTCGATGCTATGCAATGATGCCGAAATTCGAAAAGAAGAAGGCGTCTGGAAGGTTGAGGGTGACCCAACAGAAGGCGCTCTCTACCCCTTCGCAAATAAGCTTGGTATGGAGCGCAGCGTAGAGCAAGCCACCTACAAGCGCGTCGATTTGATCCCGTTCGAGTCCGAGCATCGATTCATGGCTACCCTCAATGAGGGTGCCGATGGAGGGCAGATGTTGCTCGTCAAGGGGGCTCCTGAAGTAATTCTCGAGCA
Protein-coding sequences here:
- the ppk2 gene encoding polyphosphate kinase 2; this encodes MSIKSHKARSWNYEDELRGLQVELAHLQAWVVKSGARIVVVFEGRDAAGKGGMIKRITERLSPRVFRIVALPTPTDRQKTQLYMQRYMEQMPAAGEVVIFDRSWYNRPGVERVMGFCSERDAKRYLELTPHFEAYMIDSGITLVKYFLTVSEEEQEKRFRRRMHDPLRQWKLSPMDIESYRRWWDYSVAYDEMLRMTDTPQSPWWIVPSDDKKHARINCISHLLSLIPYEKIPFKKPVLGKRNKRPKRYVPDKAERNVVPAIS
- a CDS encoding HAD-IC family P-type ATPase; this translates as METSSRTQQVNETVAWHALATDDVVKQLATRIDKGLDSAEASIRLQKHGPNLLPLSKKQSSFMRFLLQFNNVLVYVLIGAGLLKLALGLWLDASIILAVVFLNALLGFIQEGKAAEALESIGKMLSVDARAVRDGETRMIAADTLVPGDVVLLESGDKVPADLRLVDVKNLRTEEAALTGESVPADKSTQAVESNATVGDRESMVFSGTMVVSGRATGVVVATGSHTELGRINALLANVNTLETPLLRQIKKFGYKITGAIAVVGALVFVFARMVRGMEFVDVFQAVIGIAVSIIPEGLPAIITITLAIGVQRMAQRNAIIRRLPAVETLGSVSRICSDKTGTLTLMEMMVVSAVTAEASYQISGDGYAPEGNVTRDGEPLREDSVLQLVGRVSMLCNDAEIRKEEGVWKVEGDPTEGALYPFANKLGMERSVEQATYKRVDLIPFESEHRFMATLNEGADGGQMLLVKGAPEVILEHCSHQQLQNGEIVPINRAYFVQASDKLAGQGERVLGIAWLANPTGLNVGTLAPADLPRNLVLLSLIGLLDPPRKEAIEAVKECHAGGIRVTMITGDHKITAAAIAKMLGIGDGKTAMEGVEVEKLDLAELRKSVMRVDVFARSSPEHKLRLVEAIQANGQIVAMTGDGVNDAPALKKADIGVAMGIKGTEVTKEAAEMVLADDNFASISAAVKEGRTVYNNIEKAILFLLPTNVAQGLVIMVAIIMDFTMPITTPQILWVNMITSVALGLVCAFEPHELNVMKLPPRAVDRPLLTGFGLWRVIFVGLALLTYTLWAFFWMKGQHVSDAMARTVAVNAITIGQCFYLLNSRYLIDSSVSIRAHLENKYLPIGIGAVIVLQLMFTYLPPLQRIFETEAVPLYVWPWLLGGGLLFFFFVEAEKMTIRFYRKSSLSAAVVVGSGGLSATPECDERHGNL